From Cydia fagiglandana chromosome 24, ilCydFagi1.1, whole genome shotgun sequence, a single genomic window includes:
- the LOC134676623 gene encoding titin-like, with protein MGLEQPSPSLKAWLAAFIRITSHEMGLETELHPEDGPFLEFLRAHSAILRPEKRQRESPDAPAGAEKRTCRKRSPPTDPRLRRRSKSAGAPEPEQHQPSPWKAPSPKEMIMIGGLQVYRRNLFKPRSLHLPATEAPATATQMTPLPLPKELLQQKQGPPQEEPQKQTEAPASQMTPPSLKEPQQKQGPPQEEPQPQRSTSKRQQRQGPKPPEPLPEPQPQLCPPPEGPDTQPPAGPSQEPHTNLGPPPQADPQTSYASKAAAADTAEASKKQKKAQQQPQPSQQPRKEKYPHIEAAVLPQWYKVCEEIAKELGRAPYSKNMGRGVRFEPQTADEYRCVYNHLEKLEQAGVPLEWHVYQLDKEKRMKVALRGIPSDTPVEEIKKACEGLGYPVEYVKQINARGGKPGCVYFIQLAGPPRDFTHFYRVTELLYMNSVKIEAWRDAGKQAQNPAQHPRSRDRSRGPASPPNVEESAPASLMAAANAPTQRGGWVQPAASVPNSNKKNKKKKKKKPVEAPPPSKEEAPAGTPAAPADEQDLAATIAALLRAAAAQGPQAVAKALRTTLPSASIHPIVDNSVRPPLPPSPPVQGTGGERVSRMSTKTEVMDSFVDFYCPHLHEQWLEYKANLATETNVADHTGAPNGGSP; from the exons ATGGGCCTGGAGCAGCCGTCGCCGAGTCTGAAGGCATGGTTGGCCGCCTTCATAAGAATAACGTCCCACGAAATGGGGCTAGAGACAGAACTGCACCCTGAGGACGGCCCCTTCCTGGAGTTCCTCAGAGCCCATTCAGCCATCCTGAGGCCGGAAAAGCGACAGAGGGAAAGCCCGGACGCCCCTGCGGGAGCCGAAAAACGCACCTGCAGGAAGCGCTCGCCGCCAACAGACCCAAGATTGCGCCGCCGCTCCAAGTCTGCAGGAGCGCCGGAACCTGAACAGCACCAGCCATCTCCCTGGAAGGCCCCGTCCCCCAAGGAGATGATTATGATAGGCGGCCTACAGGTGTACAGGCGGAACCTTTTTAAGCCTCGCTCGCTACACCTGCCGGCAACCGAGGCCCCAGCCACAGCCACACAGATGACGCCCCTCCCCTTACCCAAGGAGCTACTACAACAGAAGCAAGGCCCCCCGCAAGAGGAGCCCCAAAAACAAACTGAGGCCCCAGCCTCACAGATGACGCCCCCCTCACTCAAGGAGCCACAACAGAAGCAGGGCCCCCCGCAAGAGGAGCCCCAACCACAGCGATCCACATCAAAAAGGCAGCAGAGGCAGGGCCCCAAGCCACCGGAGCCCCTACCAGAACCTCAGCCGCAACTATGCCCCCCACCGGAAGGGCCAGACACCCAGCCGC CAGCCGGACCCAGCCAAGAGCCCCACACCAACCTGGGGCCCCCGCCACAAGCAGACCCGCAGACCTCATACGCTTCCAAAGCCGCCGCGGCAGACACAGCCGAGGCATCCAAGAAGCAGAAGAAGGCGCAGCAGCAACCCCAACCATCACAACAGCCGCGCAAAGAAAAGTACCCGCACATCGAGGCAGCGGTGCTGCCGCAATGGTACAAAGTCTGCGAAGAAATCGCGAAGGAATTGGGCAGAGCACCGTACTCCAAGAATATGGGGAGAGGAGTTCGCTTCGAACCCCAAACAGCGGACGAATACAGATGCGTCTACAACCACTTAGAAAAACTGGAGCAAGCAGGTGTGCCGCTGGAGTGGCACGTATACCAACTGGATAAGGAGAAGCGTATGAAGGTGGCACTGCGCGGAATCCCATCCGATACACCAGTCGAAGAGATCAAGAAGGCGTGCGAGGGGCTCGGCTACCCGGTCGAGTACGTCAAGCAAATCAACGCGAGAGGGGGGAAACCGGGCTGTGTATACTTCATACAGCTCGCCGGACCCCCCAGAGACTTCACACACTTCTACCGGGTGACTGAGCTCCTCTATATGAACTCGGTGAAGATTGAAGCATGGAGGG ACGCTGGAAAGCAGGCGCAAAATCCCGCCCAACACCCAAGAAGCCGGGACCGGAGTCGAGGGCCAGCGTCCCCGCCCAACGTGGAGGAGTCAGCGCCAGCGTCCCTAATGGCGGCGGCAAACGCTCCCACACAGCGGGGCGGCTGGGTCCAACCAGCAGCCTCGGTCCCCAATAGTAACAAGAAGaacaaaaagaagaagaagaagaagccaGTGGAAGCTCCTCCTCCTTCCAAAGAAGAGGCACCAGCCGGAACACCAGCTGCACCGGCTGACGAACAAGACTTGGCAGCCACGATAGCTGCCTTGCTCCGGGCTGCTGCGGCCCAGGGACCACAAGCGGTCGCCAAGGCCCTCAGGACTACATTACCCTCAGCTAGCATTCACCC AATCGTAGATAATTCAGTGCGTCCCCCTTTGCCCCCATCACCCCCGGTACAAGGTACTGGGGGAGAGCGAGTAAGCAGGATGTCAACAAAAACAGAAGTTATGGACAGCTTCGTGGATTTTTACTGTCCACATCTACATGAGCAATGGCTCGAGTACAAGGCAAACCTAGCGACCGAAACCAACGTCGCTGATCACACTGGAGCCCCCAACGGCGGCAGCCCCTGA